A portion of the Permianibacter fluminis genome contains these proteins:
- a CDS encoding protein-methionine-sulfoxide reductase heme-binding subunit MsrQ — translation MNRELWVRRGLKPLLFVALSVPALWLVYGIVMADLGADPQKYLVHQTGKWALNSLWLTLAVTPLRRWSGIAQLLLVRRMLGLFAFFYACLHVTAYVTLYMQLDWATLLEDLTKRPYIIVGFAAFLGLWPLALTSTRAQMRRLGRRWQQLHRLVYPVAILVAVHFVWQVKSDLNQPLFYALLLGFLLAVRVYWQWPVRQSPIGSSRQVPAAEK, via the coding sequence ATGAATCGTGAACTCTGGGTCCGGCGCGGCCTGAAACCCTTGTTGTTTGTTGCCTTGTCGGTGCCGGCGCTGTGGCTGGTTTACGGGATTGTGATGGCTGACTTGGGCGCTGACCCGCAGAAATACCTGGTCCACCAGACCGGCAAATGGGCCCTCAACAGCCTGTGGCTGACGCTGGCGGTAACCCCGCTGCGGCGCTGGAGCGGCATTGCCCAGCTGCTGCTGGTCCGGCGCATGCTGGGCCTGTTCGCGTTTTTCTACGCCTGCCTGCATGTCACCGCCTATGTGACCCTCTATATGCAACTGGACTGGGCGACCTTGCTGGAAGACCTGACCAAGCGGCCCTACATCATCGTCGGGTTCGCCGCCTTTCTTGGCCTGTGGCCGCTGGCGCTGACCTCGACCCGCGCCCAGATGCGCCGGCTCGGCCGGCGTTGGCAGCAGCTGCACCGGCTGGTCTATCCGGTGGCCATTCTGGTTGCTGTCCATTTTGTCTGGCAGGTGAAGTCTGATCTGAATCAACCGCTTTTTTACGCGCTTCTGCTAGGCTTTCTGCTAGCGGTCCGAGTCTATTGGCAATGGCCGGTGCGGCAATCGCCCATCGGGTCATCCCGTCAAGTCCCCGCAGCAGAAAAATAG